The Oscarella lobularis chromosome 4, ooOscLobu1.1, whole genome shotgun sequence nucleotide sequence gaAATACCTGAAAATAGGTTATGATCCACAACCCACGAACTCAAGCTGTCCCATtctgatttctttcttccgtAAATAGAAAGTCTCATTTCTGTTCTTTCTCCAGCGGTTGATTCAAGACGCTTGAAAACATTGGTTGTCTAACTCATATGATCACTTGAAACCCTACCagtttcattaattaaacaaactTACTAATTCCGCCAAATATTTTCCTTTTATTTTATTGGATGTTTTTAAGAAAATTTCCCTCAAACGCGACTGCAATTAATTGTAATGATTTCTTACACAGATCCATACATTCTTACTTGTCCGGCAGGATTGTATTTCGCATTGAACTAAATACGCTTTCATTAAAATAGAGACGACTCTCAGAATAATTACGTCTTACTCTGTCAAACCGTTGATAAGCATCTTCAGCATTAATTTTCATATCTTCACAAACAACCTGAGCTCTTTCACATCAAGTCGTATATTACGTACCCAAAGCATCAAGGCTCAGAGATTCAGCCGTCAAATTCATGCTTGAAAACACTTCCTTAAGTGATACGTCCTTTCCATCAGCTACAAATAACAGTCAGAACACCTAACGCGACGCGTACGTTCTGTGAGCTAGCCTTCGGTAAAAACAATTTCGTTCTCTGCCGTTTTCAGTTTGAGTTTCATATAATCAAACAATTCCTTTACACTAAATGAGACAGCTGGCGGTAGGCCTCTTTTGCTTTGCCTTGATCTAGTGTATACCTCATGCAGGCACTGTGATGAATGTGAGTGTCAACTTTGGCTACATTCTCAAAGTCGCGCGCAGTGTGCTTCAGTGTATTGGCTTCATCGGCCTCCTTTTCCAGTTTATATAGCTTCAAAGATATGCATTGCAATTTTAGATCTGAAAATGAGAGATGGAATACTCTGTATTTTGCGTCTAACACTTGCAGTCTTTTCCAACAGTAGCTGCGTATTGGGCCGTGCGTTGCAACCATGTTGAAAGCATGCAAATCCTGATAAAAATCAGCGGCTGACGAGTGAGATTCCCATCGGGGTTGGTCGTCGCCATTCCGGCCAACAGCCAGAATGCCGTTCTTCATACAAATTCATTTAAAGGTTTGCCACTTTTACTGAGCTAGactagtagtagtagtagtaccTTCCACTGACAGAAGAAACCAGCATCATTCACTTGAAACTCCGAATGACCTAAAACGACGGGTAGTAGATGTACTCTGTACATGATCTATATAGCAAACAAGACATACTTGCTTCATTGActcctccttcttcctcttcttcattaAACACGTAATTCCACCTCAAATCATACGCATCAGCTAAAGCCCTGCAAGACAACATAAAAGCCTAGTCATCACAGTTATGGTTTTCGGATCTGACCGTGTGATATCCGCAACGTCTCGATCTTCCATTTTCATTCGACTTTGAAGTCTTTGCAAACTTCCTCGGTGTCGATGGCCACGACGCAGCTTCTTACCAACAGCAACGCCTGCCTCATTCTTAGCTTCCTCTTCCGTCTCAGAAGGCGGCGCCGAGGTGACgaccgaagacgacggatctttctcttctccagcATCTTCTAGCGACTCGAACGCCTCATCAAGCGGCTCGAGATTGGAGTCCAGACGTGAAACGTCTTCCACGCTAGAGTTTTGTTCCTTTCTCCAACGATCAAGATCGATAGGACACGAATCGTCATTAACACCAAAGGTAAGGAACTGCAGAAGAAAGGAGCAACCGATATAAGGCAAATATCCGCGCCTGGATGCTCTCAGACCTTCCCATCTTCCCGTATTATTGTATCGAGTAAGTattgtcgacgttgacgttcgTGTTTCATCTCTGCAAGAGACAACTGTCGCTCCAAAAGCTTCGCCCGACGTGGTTGCGAAAGAGGATCCATTATGCTCGCCAATCTCCTCCAATCTTAGCGCAgttagcgcacgctagaTGTCTCCCTTTCCCTCTGCGCCCACTAGATGACACATTGAGGGATTTAATCACTCACTAAATCGGGTAGCAAAAGTATGAAAATAGGATGATTCGTCTGCCACAGTAGCGTAGGAAGATATTTTAGAgagagggggggggggggggggggggggctgCGCGCGCAAAATTTTTcgagaccacgcccacataaTGCATTTTGAGGTTAATTTTCGCTCTTTTAAACTGCTTAGCTATATCCGAATATTTGCGAAGGATACAAAATCTAAACTCTCATACTTTCTGGAATAGTTCGATCTCCAACTATAATTGCTGCGGCAAATTTTGCAGCAGGAGTATTTAGTTTGTTCTCTCAGGTTAAATGCACTGATAGAATAGGTTATTGAGACGTTCGGGAGTCGTAGTATTTCCGAAAAACGTCTTTTATTCgacaaaggaaagagaaataaaagattttCATGTGACGATGGCTTCAGTAGCATTCAGTTGTCTTTGGCCCTACAGTACAGCTTATCACATTTTCCGAGTACGacagtattaattaataattattaaaaaaattttggttgactagagaatgatggctTTGAACTAAAGTTCGATATAGTAAAGTGCAATCTATTTTGCTGTTGATCTTCTTTGTGTCACTAAGCAAAGTAGAACAATTAACAGCTGAAAAGACCACACGTCGTCGTGCGCTGTACAGGAGTGACGTCCTATCAACTTCGCTGCTGATCTACTCTGATGTCAGAAAAGAGGATCAGCCTCAAACGTGCTGCAAAATAGATTAGAAGGAAGGTTGAGAAGGCTGATTACTCAATAATACTACTGCTAGTCGTACTCTAATGATAAATGCGAGCAAAAACTAATACCgagcagacgacgacgacgacggcgacgacgacggcaacacGCATCTCATTACCTTAGATACCATTCAGGGAAAAGGTAATCGTATTGAAAACCAAAAAGGCAAGTCAATTCTACAATAGACTTGAAGAAGCTAATTACATAAAATGATAAAAATACGGAactacagaaaagaaaagtaaaaCAGAAACAACGGTCAAGAAAACAGCCACGAGCCCTTATCGCGCTTTTGTACGAGTACTTCAAGTGTATCACAGTTATTTCCGTGAAAGCCGCTTacctgttttttttcatcaAGACGAGGCGAAGGTAGGCCAGGAAAAGTATTCCAACAATAAAAGACCCCAGAGCAATCTGAGTTGTCCAGATGTCGTTAGTGAATCCCTGACTTACGAGATAGTCATTACCGGTGCTGTTACCAGGACCAATACTGCACAAAAGTAAAGCATCTTGTATATAATATTCCGGTAAGCGCGCATGCATGAAAGAGTACCACGTGCCATTGATTCTTTCATCAGCAAGACAAAATTGCATCCCTTTTAATTCGTTTATACTTAATCCCTGGATATAAAAGGCAGCTAATCAGACTGAAAACATCGCACCTGCTTCATCCGCAGCCGTTTACCTCCAAACTGTAGCGAAAAATGCTCAGATAGTTTAGCCAACGCAAGGCCGATGGAAGACTCCTTAAGTTAACAAGAAGGCCACCAAAAAGCTGTTTAATTGAACAAATTAATTCTCCGTCACTGTAGGTAAAAGCTACTTTTCATACCATACTCATGGTAAAAACTAGAGCCAAAAGGAGCGTCGCGACGGCCTCAGTTGAAACCAAGGAACTAAAGAGAAATGCCAAAGCGCATGCGGCGAGCGTTGTCAAGTTCAAGTccaagaggaaaaagaaaaacttaTCAGCAGCAGGCGATAGACcttgaaaaataaaattaggTGAGCGTCAGTGCACTAAATATTTCATTACCTATCATCCAGTAAGAAATTGAGCCTAAAATAATCGTTGGAATAATTCTCAAAGGAAGAACGTCGCACAGGACTTCGGCAAAGAAATAGGCTGATACTCGATAGTATCCGCTAAGACTTTCGTGTCTAAAGAGCAGAGCCTATCAGTATTTTTAGGGTCTCGTCGTAACTTTTTCCTACTTGAATATTGGTCTCATTCTGACAAAG carries:
- the LOC136185614 gene encoding uncharacterized protein, giving the protein MDPLSQPRRAKLLERQLSLAEMKHERQRRQYLLDTIIREDGKFLTFGVNDDSCPIDLDRWRKEQNSSVEDVSRLDSNLEPLDEAFESLEDAGEEKDPSSSVVTSAPPSETEEEAKNEAGVAVGKKLRRGHRHRGSLQRLQSRMKMEDRDVADITRALADAYDLRWNYVFNEEEEEGGVNEASHSEFQVNDAGFFCQWKNGILAVGRNGDDQPRWESHSSAADFYQDLHAFNMVATHGPIRSYCWKRLQVLDAKYRLYKLEKEADEANTLKHTARDFENVAKVDTHIHHSACMSVKELFDYMKLKLKTAENEIVFTEADGKDVSLKEVFSSMNLTAESLSLDALDMKINAEDAYQRFDRFNAKYNPAGQSRLREIFLKTSNKIKGKYLAELTTNVFKRLESTAGERTEMRLSIYGRKKSEWDSLSSWVVDHNLFSERNKWMIQVPRIYTVFRKLGTIGSFFEMLDNIFTPLFECTRNPGAHPKLHKFLMQVSAFDSVDDESISEPRFSTEKTPEDWTEETNPPYSYYCFYMRANINVLNQFRAAKGLNTFKFRPHCGEAGDPSHLEIAFLLADGVAHGINLWHRPTLQYLFYLAQIGIHMSPVSNNALFLAYERNPFPKLFARGLNVSLSTDDPCQFHSTENPLLEEYSIAAKVWRLSNCDQCEVARNSVRQSGFDTQLKIRWIGQGFLTKRIQDEDCLLSNLPLIRLQFRRELRGCELEALIGEERAKKIIGNYTCSESQQFGFSHLHQELPQPAAHLSQFPLHFDEKKSVKSQVSFLLPTLMLGTGVLLGYLFRRLSY